A single Ammospiza caudacuta isolate bAmmCau1 chromosome 6, bAmmCau1.pri, whole genome shotgun sequence DNA region contains:
- the RD3L gene encoding protein RD3-like: protein MPLFGWMKWSKTDSYKSTRCPGSEVVTKTLLRELKWHLKERERLVQEIENEQKVQKPGMDYNWLKNYQNPQATIPATEQRQLEVLCSQIQPCQTGTVLSRFREVLAENDVLPWEIVYIFKQVLKDFLTTIERENQAEQLVDAWNTNCPEHFSLRGDSSNKSDKDEIPTVSSYVDKNTQSMFPTFSHRIWNLPYYYPSS from the exons ATGCCACTTTTTGGTTGGATGAAATGGTCAAAAACTGATTCCTACAAATCCACAAGATGTCCTGGATCAGAAGTAGTGACAAAAACCCTCCTGAGGGAGTTGAAATGGCACCTGAAAGAGCGTGAAAGATTAGTGCAAGAGATcgaaaatgaacaaaaagtcCAGAAACCTGGCATGGATTACAACTGGCTCAAGAACTACCAAAACCCTCAAGCAACAATTCCAGCTACTGAGCAACGGCAGCTTGAAGTTCTGTGCTCTCAAATCCAGCCCTGCCAAACAGGAACTGTTCTGAGCAG ATTTCGGGAAGTTCTGGCAGAAAATGATGTTTTACCGTGGGAAATAGTCTACATATTCAAGCAagttttaaaagattttcttaCCACCATTGAGAGAGAAAACCAAGCAGAGCAGCTGGTAGATGCATGGAATACAAATTGCCCTGAACATTTCAGTCTGCGTGGTGACAGCTCCAACAAGTCGGACAAAGATGAAATCCCCACGGTCTCGAGTTATGTCGACAAAAACACACAAAGCATGTTTCCCACCTTCTCCCACAGAATCTGGAATCTACCCTACTACTACCCATCAAGTTAA